From Nymphalis io chromosome 10, ilAglIoxx1.1, whole genome shotgun sequence, a single genomic window includes:
- the LOC126771108 gene encoding pre-mRNA-processing factor 40 homolog B isoform X2, whose amino-acid sequence MDTPNSGTSSPGLMASAAPMLPPPMIGGMPPPMPPAVAMPPVPGMPPVPGMPPELTAPAPEISPLANQSCPWSEHKAPDGRIYYYNSITKQSLWEKPDDLKTPAEKMLSSCVWKEYTTDAGRVYYHNIETKESSWVIPKELQEIKDKIAAEEAAQAALNADVPPGEVPLPTSPALLASGSSALDEAMAKTLASIDPSLANAIPIPEEIKPEEIAAPPQPNSTDSNEPELQYKDKKEAIEAFKELLRDRNVPSNSTWEQCVKIISKDPRYLTFKKLNEKKQAFNAYKTQKLKDEREEQRLKTKKNRENLEEFLLSCERVTSLTKYYKCEEMFNNLEIWRCVPDSDRRDIYEDSIFAIAKREKEEAKVLKKRNMKILAQVLENMNEITYSSTWSEAQVLLLENAAFKNDVSLLGMDKEDALIVFEQHIRNLEAEYLQEREQVKKRNKRQQRKNRDNFLALLDGLHEEGKLTSMSLWVELYPVISADTRFSAMLGQNGSTPLDLFKFYVENLKARFHDEKKVIKEILKEKEFEVKSDTTFEEFATVVCEDSKSASLDAGNVKLTYNSLLEKAETKSKEKLKEETKAQKKIEAAFKWFVGAANVDLSQPWSAVRDTLEPSAPELLAVPADDERARLYRELQHEHEDSCLHYHHPKPRKAKRSKKKKQRSHSLSQSRSPEPPPEPRASSASATPSDDDERKHKKPKKKHRKPASPPRCPTKSPSIEEGGITDEEPVKETTKHKSKKTKRSAPSSPDQPPELAHKPKKKKEKKEKKDKAGGAVVWSDAELESRRAALLAQLHEHEAD is encoded by the exons CCAGGAATGCCCCCG gaATTGACTGCCCCAGCTCCAGAGATATCACCCTTAGCTAATCAAAGCTGCCCTTGGTCAGAGCACAAAGCTCCCGATGgacgtatatattattacaattcaatTACTAAGCAAAGTCTTTGGGAAAAACCTGATGATTTAAAAACTCCAGCTGag AAAATGCTGTCTTCCTGTGTTTGGAAAGAATATACAACTGACGCTGGACGTGTGTATTACCACAATATTGAAACAAAGGAATCAAGCTGGGTTATTCCCAAAGAACTACAggaaataaaagacaaaatagCAGCCGAAGAAGCAGcgca GGCTGCTCTAAATGCTGATGTTCCTCCTGGAGAAGTGCCACTACCAACTTCTCCAGCACTGCTAGCCTCAGGCAGCTCAGCTCTGGATGAAGCAATGGCCAAAACTCTGGCTTCTATTGATCCCTCATTGGCTAACGCTATACCTATTCCAGaagaaa TAAAGCCAGAGGAAATAGCAGCTCCACCACAACCTAACAGTACAGATTCTAATGAGCCAGAATTGCAGTACAAAGACAAAAAAGAAGCAATAGAAGCATTTAAAGAATTGCTCAGAGATAGG AATGTTCCTTCGAATTCTACATGGGAACAATGcgtgaaaataatatcaaaagatCCTCGTTATTTGACATTCAAGAAACTTAATGAAAAGAAACAGGCCTTCAATGCATACAAAACTCAAAAGTTGAAAGATGAAAGAGAGGAACAAAG gttgaaaacaaagaaaaacagaGAGAATCTAGAAGAGTTTTTACTGAGTTGTGAAAGAGTAACGTCATTAACTAAGTACTATAAATGTGAGGAAATGTTCAATAATCTTGAG ATTTGGCGATGTGTTCCCGACTCAGATAGACGCGATATATACGAGGATAGCATATTTGCCATCGCAAAGCGAGAGAAGGAAGAAGCAAAGGTCCTTAAAAAACGAAATATGAAGATTTTAGCAcaa GTCCTAGAgaatatgaatgaaataacATACAGTAGCACGTGGAGTGAGGCTCAGGTTCTACTGTTGGAAAACGCAGCGTTCAAAAATGATGTCAGTTTACTTGGAATGGACAAAGAAGATGCTCTAATTG TTTTTGAACAGCACATAAGAAATCTGGAGGCTGAATATCTGCAGGAAAGGGAACAAGTCAAAAAGAGGAATAAACGTCAGCAACGAAAAAATCGAGACAATTTCTTG GCACTGCTGGACGGGTTGCACGAGGAGGGCAAGCTGACGTCCATGTCGCTGTGGGTGGAGCTGTACCCCGTCATCTCGGCGGACACGCGCTTCTCCGCCATGCTTG GACAGAATGGATCTACGCCTTTGGATCTGTTTAAATTCTATGTGGAAAATCTGAAGGCTCGTTTCCACGACGAAAAGAAAGTTATTAAGGAGATACTGAAGGAGAAAGAGTTTGAAGTGAAATCGGACACTACATTCGAAGAATTCGCGACTGTCGTGTGTGAAGACAGCAAGTCGGCCTCGTTGGACGCCGGCAACGTTAAGTTAACGTACAACTCCCTGCTCGAAAAG GCGGAAACTAAGAGTAAGGAAAAGTTAAAGGAGGAAACCAAAGCTCAGAAGAAAATCGAGGCCGCCTTTAAGTGGTTCGTGGGCGCCGCCAACGTGGACCTGTCGCAGCCCTGGAGCGCCGTGCGCGACACGCTGGAGCCGTCGGCGCCCGAGCTGCTGGCCGTGCCCGCCGACGACGAGCGCGCGCGCCTGTACCGCGAGCTGCAGCACGAGCACGAGGACAGCTGCCTGCACTACCACCACCCCAAGCCGCGCAAGGCCAAGCGCTCCAAGAAGAAGAAGCAGCGCTCGCACTCGCTGTCGCAGTCGCGCTCGCCGGAGCCGCCGCCCGAGCCGCGCGCCTCGTCCGCCAGCGCCACGCCCTCCGACGACGACGAGCGCAAGCACAAGAAGCCCAAGAAGAAGCACCGCAAGCCCGCCTCCCCGCCGCGCTGCCCCACG AAATCTCCGAGTATAGAAGAAGGAGGTATAACTGATGAGGAACCCGTGAAGGAAACTACAAAGCACAAGAGCAAGAAGACAAAACGGAGCGCTCCGAGCTCGCCCGACCAGCCACCAGAACTGGCGCACAAACCCAAGAAGAAGAAGgagaagaaagaaaaaaaagacaa
- the LOC126771108 gene encoding pre-mRNA-processing factor 40 homolog B isoform X1: MDTPNSGTSSPGLMASAAPMLPPPMIGGMPPPMPPAVAMPPVPGMPPVPGMPPVPGMPPNMGPLPPPMAFPPMMAPFSLPPPGFPSFKPELTAPAPEISPLANQSCPWSEHKAPDGRIYYYNSITKQSLWEKPDDLKTPAEKMLSSCVWKEYTTDAGRVYYHNIETKESSWVIPKELQEIKDKIAAEEAAQAALNADVPPGEVPLPTSPALLASGSSALDEAMAKTLASIDPSLANAIPIPEEIKPEEIAAPPQPNSTDSNEPELQYKDKKEAIEAFKELLRDRNVPSNSTWEQCVKIISKDPRYLTFKKLNEKKQAFNAYKTQKLKDEREEQRLKTKKNRENLEEFLLSCERVTSLTKYYKCEEMFNNLEIWRCVPDSDRRDIYEDSIFAIAKREKEEAKVLKKRNMKILAQVLENMNEITYSSTWSEAQVLLLENAAFKNDVSLLGMDKEDALIVFEQHIRNLEAEYLQEREQVKKRNKRQQRKNRDNFLALLDGLHEEGKLTSMSLWVELYPVISADTRFSAMLGQNGSTPLDLFKFYVENLKARFHDEKKVIKEILKEKEFEVKSDTTFEEFATVVCEDSKSASLDAGNVKLTYNSLLEKAETKSKEKLKEETKAQKKIEAAFKWFVGAANVDLSQPWSAVRDTLEPSAPELLAVPADDERARLYRELQHEHEDSCLHYHHPKPRKAKRSKKKKQRSHSLSQSRSPEPPPEPRASSASATPSDDDERKHKKPKKKHRKPASPPRCPTKSPSIEEGGITDEEPVKETTKHKSKKTKRSAPSSPDQPPELAHKPKKKKEKKEKKDKAGGAVVWSDAELESRRAALLAQLHEHEAD, translated from the exons CCAGGAATGCCCCCGGTACCAGGAATGCCACCAAATATGGGGCCTCTCCCTCCACCTATGGCTTTTCCTCCAATGATGGCTCCATTTTCTTTACCACCTCCTGGCTTTCCATCATTTAaacca gaATTGACTGCCCCAGCTCCAGAGATATCACCCTTAGCTAATCAAAGCTGCCCTTGGTCAGAGCACAAAGCTCCCGATGgacgtatatattattacaattcaatTACTAAGCAAAGTCTTTGGGAAAAACCTGATGATTTAAAAACTCCAGCTGag AAAATGCTGTCTTCCTGTGTTTGGAAAGAATATACAACTGACGCTGGACGTGTGTATTACCACAATATTGAAACAAAGGAATCAAGCTGGGTTATTCCCAAAGAACTACAggaaataaaagacaaaatagCAGCCGAAGAAGCAGcgca GGCTGCTCTAAATGCTGATGTTCCTCCTGGAGAAGTGCCACTACCAACTTCTCCAGCACTGCTAGCCTCAGGCAGCTCAGCTCTGGATGAAGCAATGGCCAAAACTCTGGCTTCTATTGATCCCTCATTGGCTAACGCTATACCTATTCCAGaagaaa TAAAGCCAGAGGAAATAGCAGCTCCACCACAACCTAACAGTACAGATTCTAATGAGCCAGAATTGCAGTACAAAGACAAAAAAGAAGCAATAGAAGCATTTAAAGAATTGCTCAGAGATAGG AATGTTCCTTCGAATTCTACATGGGAACAATGcgtgaaaataatatcaaaagatCCTCGTTATTTGACATTCAAGAAACTTAATGAAAAGAAACAGGCCTTCAATGCATACAAAACTCAAAAGTTGAAAGATGAAAGAGAGGAACAAAG gttgaaaacaaagaaaaacagaGAGAATCTAGAAGAGTTTTTACTGAGTTGTGAAAGAGTAACGTCATTAACTAAGTACTATAAATGTGAGGAAATGTTCAATAATCTTGAG ATTTGGCGATGTGTTCCCGACTCAGATAGACGCGATATATACGAGGATAGCATATTTGCCATCGCAAAGCGAGAGAAGGAAGAAGCAAAGGTCCTTAAAAAACGAAATATGAAGATTTTAGCAcaa GTCCTAGAgaatatgaatgaaataacATACAGTAGCACGTGGAGTGAGGCTCAGGTTCTACTGTTGGAAAACGCAGCGTTCAAAAATGATGTCAGTTTACTTGGAATGGACAAAGAAGATGCTCTAATTG TTTTTGAACAGCACATAAGAAATCTGGAGGCTGAATATCTGCAGGAAAGGGAACAAGTCAAAAAGAGGAATAAACGTCAGCAACGAAAAAATCGAGACAATTTCTTG GCACTGCTGGACGGGTTGCACGAGGAGGGCAAGCTGACGTCCATGTCGCTGTGGGTGGAGCTGTACCCCGTCATCTCGGCGGACACGCGCTTCTCCGCCATGCTTG GACAGAATGGATCTACGCCTTTGGATCTGTTTAAATTCTATGTGGAAAATCTGAAGGCTCGTTTCCACGACGAAAAGAAAGTTATTAAGGAGATACTGAAGGAGAAAGAGTTTGAAGTGAAATCGGACACTACATTCGAAGAATTCGCGACTGTCGTGTGTGAAGACAGCAAGTCGGCCTCGTTGGACGCCGGCAACGTTAAGTTAACGTACAACTCCCTGCTCGAAAAG GCGGAAACTAAGAGTAAGGAAAAGTTAAAGGAGGAAACCAAAGCTCAGAAGAAAATCGAGGCCGCCTTTAAGTGGTTCGTGGGCGCCGCCAACGTGGACCTGTCGCAGCCCTGGAGCGCCGTGCGCGACACGCTGGAGCCGTCGGCGCCCGAGCTGCTGGCCGTGCCCGCCGACGACGAGCGCGCGCGCCTGTACCGCGAGCTGCAGCACGAGCACGAGGACAGCTGCCTGCACTACCACCACCCCAAGCCGCGCAAGGCCAAGCGCTCCAAGAAGAAGAAGCAGCGCTCGCACTCGCTGTCGCAGTCGCGCTCGCCGGAGCCGCCGCCCGAGCCGCGCGCCTCGTCCGCCAGCGCCACGCCCTCCGACGACGACGAGCGCAAGCACAAGAAGCCCAAGAAGAAGCACCGCAAGCCCGCCTCCCCGCCGCGCTGCCCCACG AAATCTCCGAGTATAGAAGAAGGAGGTATAACTGATGAGGAACCCGTGAAGGAAACTACAAAGCACAAGAGCAAGAAGACAAAACGGAGCGCTCCGAGCTCGCCCGACCAGCCACCAGAACTGGCGCACAAACCCAAGAAGAAGAAGgagaagaaagaaaaaaaagacaa